In one Trichlorobacter lovleyi SZ genomic region, the following are encoded:
- a CDS encoding glycosyltransferase family 2 protein: MSPCILIPAYNAAATLREVVLESLTHGYPLVVVDDGSTDATAETLDGLPVTLLSHPVNRGKGAALKTGFAWAIQQQYDGVVTLDADGQHDPSAISRLLAEADKKGYDCLLASRHSQFEEMAGLRKVWNRFGVWCIRKRTGFEITDSQSGFRFYHARLLRAVRLEKDGYDLEMELLVKGWKAGFKIGSLPVPARVADGRATSHYRPVQDTWNICMTFLRYM; the protein is encoded by the coding sequence GTGTCCCCCTGTATCCTGATACCAGCCTATAATGCTGCCGCTACACTCAGAGAGGTGGTGCTGGAGTCACTGACACACGGCTACCCGCTTGTTGTGGTTGATGACGGTTCCACTGACGCTACGGCTGAAACCCTTGACGGGCTGCCGGTCACCCTGTTGAGCCATCCGGTCAACAGGGGCAAGGGGGCTGCCCTCAAGACCGGTTTTGCCTGGGCAATCCAGCAGCAGTATGATGGAGTCGTCACCCTTGATGCCGATGGCCAGCATGATCCCAGCGCTATTTCACGGTTACTTGCTGAAGCTGACAAAAAAGGTTATGATTGTCTTCTCGCATCCCGGCATAGTCAATTTGAAGAAATGGCAGGCCTGCGCAAGGTCTGGAACCGTTTTGGTGTCTGGTGCATCCGTAAACGGACCGGATTTGAAATTACCGATAGCCAGTCCGGTTTTCGTTTTTACCATGCCAGGCTGCTGCGTGCGGTGAGGCTTGAAAAAGATGGCTATGATCTGGAGATGGAACTGCTGGTGAAGGGCTGGAAGGCCGGTTTTAAGATCGGTTCGCTGCCGGTTCCGGCACGGGTTGCCGACGGACGGGCCACCAGCCATTATCGTCCGGTGCAGGATACCTGGAATATCTGTATGACATTCCTGAGATACATGTAG
- a CDS encoding polysaccharide deacetylase family protein has product MLISGSPESVCHSLTVDVEDWFHVCGAEILPEYRRQSRVVAATRRLLDLLRGQGSRATFFMLGEVADTFPELAPAIVADGHELASHGWSHRLVTGLTPAEFRSELERTAAVLRQQTGCTPLGFRAPRWSLDRRKTPWAFEILKELGYRYDSSLTPLAAIGDPNGPRAPHLIKTSQGSICEFPPLVAQSLLGNLPVGGGWGFRAFPYGMIERALHSCQLAGVPGVLFVHPRELDPDSPRLPLPLLRGFLAYGPRAGSGKRLEKLLVSHTFKPLVELLESCPPVS; this is encoded by the coding sequence ATGCTAATTTCGGGATCGCCAGAATCCGTCTGCCACAGCCTGACCGTTGACGTTGAGGATTGGTTCCATGTCTGTGGGGCGGAGATTCTGCCGGAGTATCGCAGGCAATCACGGGTTGTTGCTGCCACCCGGCGGCTGCTGGACCTGCTGCGCGGGCAGGGCAGCAGGGCGACCTTCTTCATGCTTGGTGAGGTGGCAGATACTTTTCCGGAGCTGGCTCCTGCAATTGTTGCCGATGGGCACGAGCTTGCTTCCCACGGTTGGTCGCATCGCCTGGTCACCGGGTTGACACCGGCTGAATTCAGGTCTGAACTTGAACGTACAGCTGCCGTGCTGAGGCAGCAGACCGGCTGTACGCCGCTTGGTTTCAGGGCGCCCCGCTGGTCCCTGGATAGACGCAAGACCCCCTGGGCCTTTGAAATCCTGAAAGAGCTTGGCTATCGTTACGACAGCAGCCTGACACCGCTTGCCGCCATCGGCGATCCGAACGGGCCGCGGGCGCCGCATCTGATTAAGACGTCACAGGGGAGCATCTGTGAGTTCCCGCCGTTGGTTGCGCAATCTCTGCTGGGAAATCTACCGGTCGGAGGGGGCTGGGGCTTCAGGGCGTTTCCCTATGGGATGATTGAGCGTGCCTTACACAGCTGTCAGCTGGCAGGGGTGCCGGGAGTACTGTTTGTGCATCCCCGGGAGCTGGATCCCGACAGCCCCCGCCTGCCACTACCCCTGTTGCGAGGCTTTCTGGCGTATGGCCCCCGTGCCGGTTCCGGGAAACGCCTGGAAAAGCTGCTGGTAAGCCATACCTTTAAACCGTTAGTGGAGTTGCTTGAATCGTGTCCCCCTGTATCCTGA
- the cas6 gene encoding CRISPR system precrRNA processing endoribonuclease RAMP protein Cas6 — protein sequence MDLNLVTLQLTLPSETLAKLTQLVGSALRFEAALRALVCNPDDRECTGCPQNGSCPFVLLCGRILSSDPELVRLYQRPGVPFVLGPLQQTESGQLELSLVLLGPAIHQVALFVRAVEQSLDAVSLYQVSVCDYQNQQRILPDLSSRSLADIPVLSAATLLDLATPRFASCQQIQITITSPLRMLHQGRELNRFEPGLFVKAVLRRISSLTAYYGTSADPDLFRRYAQSAERFRLLSQSVQQQGRRGVSGHFVLEGPCNELGPLLSLGGLLHIGKGAAYGNGAFTVSPMP from the coding sequence ATGGACCTGAATCTCGTTACCCTGCAGCTGACATTGCCATCAGAAACGCTTGCAAAGCTCACGCAGCTGGTTGGCAGCGCCCTGCGGTTTGAAGCAGCGCTACGTGCCCTGGTCTGCAATCCGGATGACAGGGAGTGCACAGGCTGTCCTCAAAACGGGAGCTGTCCTTTTGTTCTACTCTGTGGCCGCATACTCTCATCTGACCCTGAGCTGGTCAGACTCTATCAGCGACCGGGGGTGCCATTTGTTCTGGGGCCATTGCAGCAGACAGAGTCAGGACAGCTTGAGTTGAGCCTTGTCCTGCTTGGGCCGGCCATTCATCAGGTCGCACTGTTTGTGCGGGCTGTTGAGCAGTCGCTTGACGCTGTTAGCTTGTACCAGGTCTCTGTCTGCGACTATCAGAACCAGCAGCGTATCCTGCCTGACCTCTCATCCCGAAGCCTTGCCGACATACCGGTCCTTTCTGCTGCTACCTTGCTTGACCTCGCAACACCACGCTTTGCCTCCTGTCAGCAGATCCAGATTACGATCACCAGCCCGCTTCGCATGCTTCATCAGGGCCGAGAACTGAATCGCTTTGAACCCGGACTGTTTGTCAAGGCGGTTTTACGCCGCATTTCTTCACTGACGGCCTATTACGGCACAAGCGCAGATCCTGATCTGTTTCGCAGGTATGCACAATCGGCTGAGCGATTCCGGCTGCTGTCCCAAAGCGTGCAGCAGCAGGGCCGGCGTGGTGTGTCAGGTCATTTTGTGCTGGAAGGCCCCTGTAATGAACTGGGCCCCTTGCTGAGCCTGGGGGGGCTGCTGCATATCGGCAAGGGGGCTGCTTACGGGAATGGAGCTTTTACGGTGTCCCCCATGCCATGA
- a CDS encoding succinate dehydrogenase/fumarate reductase iron-sulfur subunit → MSDHKTMTINLVVWRQKNANDTGKFENYTVKGITEHHSFLEMLDVLNEDLIKAGKQPVAFDHDCREGICGMCSQVINGMPHGGQERTTVCQLHMRKFHDGDTIYIEPWRARAFPIVKDLVVDREALDKIIQAGGYTSCHTGGVADGNAILIPKPAADEAMDAAECIGCGACVAGCPNGAAMLFTGAKVSQLAVLPQGKVEAKARVTNMVQAMKDCGFGNCTNHYECMAACPKGINVKFIARMNREYIKAQF, encoded by the coding sequence ATGAGCGATCACAAGACCATGACGATTAACCTTGTCGTGTGGCGCCAGAAGAACGCTAACGACACTGGAAAATTTGAAAACTACACTGTCAAGGGGATCACCGAGCATCACTCCTTTCTGGAGATGCTCGACGTCCTGAACGAGGACCTGATCAAGGCCGGCAAGCAGCCGGTGGCCTTTGACCATGACTGCCGCGAAGGTATCTGCGGTATGTGTTCACAGGTTATTAATGGTATGCCCCACGGCGGCCAGGAGCGTACTACCGTATGCCAGCTGCATATGCGGAAGTTTCACGATGGCGACACCATCTATATCGAGCCGTGGCGTGCCCGCGCGTTCCCGATTGTGAAGGACCTGGTGGTTGACCGTGAAGCCCTGGACAAGATCATTCAGGCCGGCGGTTACACCTCCTGTCATACCGGCGGTGTTGCTGATGGTAACGCCATCCTGATTCCAAAGCCTGCTGCAGATGAGGCAATGGATGCTGCCGAGTGTATCGGATGCGGTGCCTGCGTGGCTGGCTGCCCCAATGGTGCGGCCATGCTGTTCACCGGCGCCAAGGTTTCCCAACTGGCTGTACTACCCCAAGGCAAAGTGGAAGCCAAGGCCCGCGTTACGAACATGGTTCAGGCCATGAAGGACTGTGGTTTTGGTAACTGTACCAACCACTATGAGTGTATGGCTGCCTGTCCAAAAGGGATCAACGTCAAGTTTATCGCCCGTATGAACAGGGAGTATATCAAGGCCCAATTTTAA
- a CDS encoding fumarate reductase/succinate dehydrogenase flavoprotein subunit has product MILDGKCPTGPIQQSWDKHRFDLKLVNPANKRKYNIIMVGTGLAGGAAAASLGELGYNVQAFCYQDSPRRAHSIAAQGGINAAKAYPNDGDSIYRLFYDTIKGGDFRAREADVWRLAQVSNNIIDQCVAQGVPFARDYAGYLDNRSFGGAQVSRTFYARGQTGQQLLLGAYSALARQIKAGTVKMYTRREMLDLVVIDGVAKGITVRNLVTGEIESYAADAVCLATGGYVNVFYLSTNAMGCSVTANWAAHKKGAFFANPCYTQIHPTCIPQAGDYQSKLTLMSESLRNDGRCWVPKKKEDCGKHPNEIAEDDRDYYLERKYPSFGNLAPRDIASRAAKEQCDDARGVGPGGRGVYLDFSTAIKRVGADTIKERYGNLFEMYEKITDEDGYKRPMRMYPAPHYSMGGLWVDYNLMSNIPGLFVLGEANFSVHGANRLGASALMQGLADGYFVIPYTIGGYLAGVKPSGTSTDNPEFKKSVDEIKAYGNKLLNVNGKKTVSEFMRELGGLMWENCGMARSDASLKINLEKIPALREEFWKNVKVTGTGAEFNQDLENAGRTADFLEFAELMCRDALHRNESCGGHFRTEYQTDDGEAQRDDANFCYAGAWEFKGINNEPELHKEPLKFENVHLAVRSYK; this is encoded by the coding sequence GTGATACTCGATGGTAAATGTCCAACCGGACCAATTCAACAGAGCTGGGACAAACACCGCTTCGATCTGAAGCTGGTTAACCCCGCCAACAAGCGTAAATACAACATCATCATGGTTGGTACCGGCCTGGCCGGTGGCGCTGCCGCAGCCTCTCTCGGAGAGCTCGGCTACAACGTACAGGCTTTCTGCTATCAGGACAGCCCCCGTCGCGCGCACTCGATTGCTGCACAGGGTGGTATCAACGCTGCTAAAGCTTATCCGAACGACGGTGACTCGATCTATCGTCTGTTCTATGACACCATCAAGGGTGGCGACTTCCGTGCCCGTGAAGCGGACGTCTGGCGTCTTGCCCAGGTCTCCAATAACATCATTGACCAGTGCGTAGCCCAGGGTGTTCCGTTTGCCCGTGACTATGCCGGCTATCTGGATAACCGTTCCTTCGGTGGCGCCCAGGTTTCCCGTACGTTCTACGCTCGTGGTCAGACCGGCCAGCAGCTGCTGCTGGGTGCCTACTCTGCCCTGGCACGTCAGATCAAGGCCGGTACCGTAAAGATGTACACCCGCCGTGAAATGCTTGACCTGGTGGTTATTGACGGTGTTGCCAAAGGGATCACCGTTCGCAACCTGGTTACCGGTGAGATCGAGAGCTATGCTGCTGACGCAGTCTGTCTTGCAACCGGTGGCTATGTGAACGTGTTCTACCTCTCGACCAACGCCATGGGCTGCTCCGTAACGGCAAACTGGGCTGCCCACAAGAAGGGTGCTTTCTTTGCCAACCCTTGCTACACCCAGATTCACCCGACCTGTATTCCACAAGCCGGTGATTATCAGTCCAAGCTGACCCTGATGTCCGAGTCCTTGCGGAACGATGGCCGCTGCTGGGTGCCCAAGAAGAAGGAAGATTGCGGCAAGCACCCCAACGAGATTGCTGAAGACGACCGTGACTACTACCTGGAGCGCAAATACCCCTCCTTCGGTAACCTTGCCCCCCGTGATATCGCCTCCCGTGCTGCCAAAGAGCAGTGTGATGATGCCCGCGGTGTTGGACCGGGTGGCCGCGGTGTCTACCTTGACTTCTCCACTGCCATCAAGCGGGTAGGTGCTGATACCATCAAGGAGCGTTACGGCAACCTGTTCGAAATGTACGAGAAGATCACCGATGAGGATGGCTACAAGCGCCCAATGCGTATGTATCCTGCCCCCCACTACTCAATGGGTGGCCTCTGGGTTGATTATAACCTGATGAGCAACATCCCCGGTCTGTTTGTACTTGGTGAGGCTAACTTCTCGGTACACGGTGCAAACCGTCTGGGTGCTTCAGCCCTGATGCAAGGTCTGGCTGACGGCTACTTCGTCATTCCATACACCATCGGCGGCTATCTGGCCGGCGTGAAGCCTTCCGGTACCTCTACTGACAATCCCGAGTTCAAGAAGTCCGTTGATGAAATCAAGGCTTACGGCAATAAGTTGCTCAACGTAAACGGCAAGAAGACCGTTTCAGAGTTTATGCGTGAGCTGGGTGGACTGATGTGGGAAAACTGCGGTATGGCCCGTTCCGATGCCTCACTGAAGATCAACCTGGAGAAGATTCCCGCCCTGCGCGAAGAGTTCTGGAAGAACGTCAAGGTTACCGGTACCGGTGCCGAGTTTAACCAGGATCTTGAAAATGCCGGACGTACCGCAGACTTCCTTGAATTTGCAGAGCTTATGTGCCGTGACGCCCTGCATCGCAACGAATCCTGTGGTGGTCACTTCCGGACCGAGTATCAGACAGACGACGGCGAGGCACAACGTGATGACGCCAACTTCTGTTATGCAGGCGCCTGGGAGTTCAAGGGTATCAACAACGAGCCTGAACTGCACAAGGAGCCCCTCAAATTCGAGAACGTCCATCTCGCCGTAAGGAGCTACAAATAA
- a CDS encoding succinate dehydrogenase cytochrome b subunit — translation MEFLNTSIGRKIVMAVTGLCMVLFAVVHLIGNSTIFVGPSGINAYAEHLHSMPLPIIMVFRAIMLALFVVHVVYGIQLTIENRGGRPSDYAVKATRKATFASENMIWTGLLLFVFIVYHLLHFTFRATPGLTLVNDAAGHFNVFAMVASSFSSIAGAGIYAVAMVVLFMHLYHGIQSLFQTFGLANGNTLPTITKAGALVALVLFAGFVAIPLSILFGIIKG, via the coding sequence ATGGAATTTCTGAACACATCCATCGGCAGAAAGATTGTGATGGCAGTAACAGGTCTGTGTATGGTCCTGTTTGCTGTTGTCCATCTTATCGGCAACAGTACCATTTTTGTAGGCCCGAGCGGGATCAACGCCTACGCCGAGCATCTGCACAGCATGCCGCTGCCCATTATCATGGTCTTCAGGGCAATCATGCTGGCACTGTTTGTTGTACACGTAGTCTACGGTATCCAGTTGACCATTGAAAACCGTGGCGGCCGTCCCTCCGACTACGCTGTCAAGGCAACCCGTAAGGCGACTTTTGCCAGTGAAAACATGATCTGGACCGGTCTGCTGCTGTTTGTCTTTATCGTCTATCACCTGCTGCACTTCACGTTCCGCGCTACCCCCGGTCTGACACTGGTTAATGATGCTGCCGGTCATTTTAATGTCTTTGCCATGGTGGCTTCCAGCTTCTCGTCCATCGCCGGTGCCGGTATCTATGCCGTGGCCATGGTGGTGCTGTTCATGCACCTCTATCACGGTATTCAGAGCCTGTTCCAGACCTTTGGTCTGGCAAACGGTAACACCCTGCCCACCATCACCAAGGCCGGTGCCCTGGTTGCTCTGGTGCTGTTTGCCGGGTTCGTTGCCATCCCACTGTCAATTCTCTTCGGAATCATAAAAGGTTAA
- a CDS encoding HU family DNA-binding protein, whose amino-acid sequence MKKSELVAKMAEGAGLTKAQAEKALASFIAGVTGALTAGDKVTLVGFGTFSAITRKARTGRNPQTGKAIKIAAKTSGKFSPGKSLKDLACKTKKK is encoded by the coding sequence ATGAAGAAATCAGAACTTGTTGCAAAGATGGCTGAAGGGGCTGGGCTCACCAAGGCACAGGCTGAAAAAGCCTTGGCAAGCTTCATTGCCGGTGTAACCGGTGCATTGACTGCAGGTGACAAGGTGACTCTGGTGGGATTCGGTACATTTTCAGCCATTACCCGTAAGGCCCGCACCGGTCGTAATCCGCAGACCGGCAAGGCTATCAAGATAGCAGCAAAGACCTCTGGTAAATTTTCGCCCGGCAAATCCCTGAAAGACCTGGCCTGTAAAACCAAGAAAAAATAG
- a CDS encoding NAD(P)/FAD-dependent oxidoreductase, with amino-acid sequence MSSELHDVIIIGGGPAGLATAYLCHKYNLSYLVLESGKAPFQGIANTYPQGKLVYASKPKDAPEPFLVDELRPPDKPVTVESYLQYVQHFVQHENLHIRTEVAFENIQDERDSLTILTDKGRFRGRKVVLAFGSSIPRELSVYGDAKMVAKNVDDPTKYVGVKTLVIGGGNTAADVVIAILKAKRECNDTQPVYWAHKSEKFDVNKETAQRLGEEILLGGNIRLLPGATPRIGEVDDEGVDRLVIRINEFKQADGIDLYHALSFPMQNVIACIGSQGPVPIFDKLGVQTISCTAGVCRVAKEGDRLVLLSAEFESTRKGVYVVGGAISPSYMKISEGSIQEEKHPNLIYTAINDAYHVVEAIRNKLGR; translated from the coding sequence ATGTCATCTGAACTGCATGATGTCATAATTATTGGTGGTGGTCCTGCCGGTCTTGCAACGGCCTATCTCTGTCACAAGTACAATCTGTCGTATCTGGTGCTTGAGTCAGGCAAGGCACCATTTCAAGGTATTGCCAATACCTACCCGCAGGGGAAGCTGGTGTATGCCTCCAAACCTAAGGATGCGCCGGAGCCGTTTCTGGTGGATGAACTGCGGCCTCCGGACAAGCCGGTGACGGTTGAGAGCTATCTGCAATATGTGCAACATTTTGTGCAGCATGAAAATCTGCATATCCGCACTGAAGTGGCCTTTGAAAATATTCAGGATGAACGTGACAGCCTGACCATTCTGACGGACAAGGGGCGCTTCAGGGGGCGCAAGGTGGTGCTGGCCTTTGGCAGCAGCATTCCCCGTGAACTCTCGGTTTATGGCGATGCCAAGATGGTCGCCAAGAATGTTGATGACCCGACCAAATATGTCGGGGTAAAGACTCTGGTGATCGGTGGCGGTAATACGGCTGCCGACGTGGTGATCGCCATTCTGAAGGCAAAACGTGAGTGTAATGACACGCAGCCGGTCTATTGGGCCCATAAGTCTGAAAAATTCGATGTCAACAAGGAAACGGCCCAGCGGCTCGGTGAGGAAATCCTGTTGGGCGGGAATATTCGCCTTCTGCCGGGGGCAACACCGCGGATCGGTGAAGTGGATGATGAAGGGGTCGACCGGTTGGTGATCAGGATCAATGAGTTTAAGCAGGCTGACGGTATTGACCTCTACCATGCCCTGAGTTTTCCGATGCAGAACGTAATTGCCTGTATCGGCTCCCAGGGGCCGGTGCCGATCTTTGATAAGCTGGGGGTCCAAACCATCTCCTGTACCGCCGGCGTTTGCCGGGTTGCCAAGGAAGGAGACAGGCTGGTGCTGCTTTCTGCCGAATTTGAGTCAACCCGCAAAGGGGTCTATGTGGTGGGAGGGGCTATTTCTCCTTCCTACATGAAGATCAGTGAAGGATCGATTCAGGAAGAGAAACATCCCAATCTTATTTATACGGCAATTAATGATGCCTATCATGTCGTGGAGGCGATCCGGAATAAACTGGGCAGGTAA
- the yrfG gene encoding GMP/IMP nucleotidase: MILEWHDVDTVLLDMDGTLLDRHFDDHFWLEHVPKRWAAKNRVPLKLAQEQLHALFRSQEQTLNWTNLDYWSDRLGLDIPLLKLEVEHLIAVHPGVVEFLAYCRQHGKQLWLVTNAHSKTLDLKLKKTRIGHWFDGVVSAHQVGLPKEDSRFWGELQRFVRYDPDRTMLGEDSETNLHTAQEYGIRYLFYISHYSSTCTPVVSDSFVTLDYFSRLIPVEGQSTVRIASSGGLCSHVI; encoded by the coding sequence ATGATACTTGAGTGGCACGATGTTGATACGGTATTGCTGGACATGGACGGGACTCTGCTGGATCGTCATTTTGATGATCACTTCTGGCTTGAGCATGTGCCAAAACGCTGGGCTGCAAAGAACAGGGTGCCGCTGAAGCTGGCGCAAGAACAGCTGCATGCCCTGTTCCGCTCACAGGAGCAAACCCTTAACTGGACAAATCTTGATTACTGGTCTGACCGGCTTGGGCTGGATATCCCCCTCTTGAAGCTGGAGGTGGAACATCTGATTGCGGTACATCCCGGGGTGGTGGAGTTTCTGGCTTACTGCCGGCAGCATGGTAAACAACTCTGGCTGGTGACCAATGCCCACAGTAAAACCCTGGACCTGAAGTTGAAGAAGACCAGGATCGGGCATTGGTTTGATGGCGTTGTTTCTGCCCATCAAGTCGGGTTGCCCAAGGAGGATAGCCGCTTCTGGGGTGAGCTGCAGCGCTTTGTGCGCTACGATCCAGACCGGACCATGCTGGGAGAGGATAGTGAAACAAATCTGCACACTGCACAGGAATACGGCATCCGTTACCTGTTCTACATCAGTCATTACAGCTCAACCTGTACGCCGGTGGTCTCTGATTCTTTTGTGACCTTGGACTATTTTAGCCGCCTGATTCCTGTCGAGGGACAGTCAACCGTACGCATTGCATCTTCCGGAGGTTTATGTAGCCATGTCATCTGA